A genomic region of Alicyclobacillus sp. SO9 contains the following coding sequences:
- a CDS encoding ABC transporter substrate-binding protein: MSKLKATLGFASLGVLTLGIVTGCGSNSNSSSTSNGAGASSSKPVSLTLGMWSSSPAEKAMVQKQVKGFEKKFPNIHVNIQVINGNYEQQIQTMLAAHTAPDVFYVNSSNAQLYESKGVLMPLEKYMQKDGIKKSDFSSSLLKAFEWKGTLYGIPKDFGTLGLYYNKALLSKAGISSAPTTWTQFQSDAAKLKAKGINPLAMDPSVGRYYPWILDEGGSYYDAKANKVTLTNPKNAAGLNFYLKNAKKKYIVQPKNLGQSNATAVFANKKAAMMVTGAWAVPSLKKLAPNMKYGIAKFPSLNGNDYNLAFTVSYSMSKHTKHPAASAKLLFYMTGDSAEKLEAVDGFAIPSRKSQQAIFSQQHPQEKAFVDGVSNSVSFAFGLHGSNVISAVDNQLPGALDNKETASQMLKKAQSIVQSQQG; encoded by the coding sequence ATGAGTAAGCTAAAGGCGACGTTAGGTTTTGCATCTCTTGGAGTTTTGACATTAGGAATCGTAACGGGATGCGGATCCAATTCCAATTCTTCTTCAACATCCAACGGGGCGGGCGCATCCTCTAGTAAACCTGTCAGTTTGACCCTGGGAATGTGGTCTTCAAGTCCTGCGGAAAAGGCTATGGTGCAAAAACAGGTAAAAGGATTTGAGAAGAAATTTCCAAATATTCACGTAAATATCCAAGTGATTAATGGTAACTATGAACAACAAATTCAAACCATGCTGGCTGCGCATACCGCACCGGACGTGTTCTATGTAAATTCCTCCAATGCACAACTGTATGAGTCTAAGGGGGTACTGATGCCGCTGGAGAAATACATGCAGAAGGATGGTATTAAGAAGAGTGACTTTAGTTCATCGCTTTTGAAAGCGTTTGAATGGAAGGGAACACTTTATGGCATACCCAAGGACTTTGGCACTTTGGGACTTTATTATAACAAAGCACTCTTGTCCAAAGCCGGCATATCCTCAGCCCCGACCACGTGGACCCAGTTCCAAAGCGATGCCGCGAAACTAAAAGCGAAGGGCATCAATCCTTTGGCGATGGACCCATCTGTCGGTCGCTATTACCCGTGGATCTTGGATGAAGGCGGAAGTTATTACGATGCCAAAGCCAATAAGGTGACACTCACGAATCCGAAGAATGCTGCTGGGCTGAACTTCTATTTAAAAAATGCTAAGAAAAAATATATCGTTCAGCCAAAAAACTTGGGGCAGAGCAATGCAACCGCCGTTTTTGCGAACAAGAAGGCCGCAATGATGGTGACGGGGGCTTGGGCGGTGCCATCGCTCAAGAAACTGGCTCCGAACATGAAGTACGGCATTGCGAAGTTCCCAAGTCTGAACGGGAATGATTACAACTTAGCCTTTACCGTGAGCTATTCCATGTCGAAGCATACCAAACATCCTGCGGCCTCTGCCAAACTGTTGTTCTATATGACGGGAGACTCTGCGGAAAAGCTGGAGGCCGTGGACGGTTTTGCGATTCCGTCACGAAAATCTCAACAAGCAATCTTTAGTCAACAGCATCCACAGGAGAAAGCTTTTGTCGACGGTGTATCTAATTCAGTATCCTTTGCCTTTGGTCTGCATGGTTCGAATGTAATTAGTGCAGTAGACAATCAGTTGCCGGGAGCTCTTGATAATAAAGAAACTGCTTCGCAGATGCTGAAAAAGGCTCAATCGATTGTTCAGAGTCAGCAGGGATAA
- a CDS encoding carbohydrate ABC transporter permease has protein sequence MEAKMKRKDSVGLASLFGKGNATEQAMAGYLFILPAIAALSVFLIGPIFYALYISFFKFSFLDPQNAHFIGFANYVRLFHDPLFLRALLNTSIYSFGVVPIQTAISLFLALIVNKIKGKTFFRLAYYLPTVTSTVAVSVMFLFIFEPQGLLNRFLGLFGIHGPNYFNNPDFALPSIMAMAIWATVGQFMIIYLAGLQDIPDDVYEAAELDGAHGWRMLTSITVPLLRRTTFLVVVMSLIGSFQVFDQMYVISGGNGGPLNSTLSVVLDLFNQAFKNQNMGYASAMAFVLFVIILILTLVQNFALGREE, from the coding sequence ATGGAAGCTAAAATGAAGAGAAAGGACAGCGTCGGACTCGCCTCACTTTTTGGGAAGGGCAACGCTACCGAACAAGCTATGGCAGGATACCTGTTTATCTTGCCAGCGATTGCCGCACTGTCTGTTTTTCTAATTGGACCGATTTTTTACGCATTGTATATTAGTTTCTTCAAGTTCTCGTTTCTTGACCCGCAGAATGCCCACTTTATTGGCTTTGCGAATTACGTGAGATTGTTTCATGATCCCCTCTTTTTAAGGGCTTTGCTGAACACATCAATTTATTCCTTTGGTGTGGTTCCCATTCAAACGGCTATCTCACTTTTTCTCGCTCTAATTGTCAACAAAATTAAGGGGAAAACGTTTTTTCGATTGGCTTATTACCTCCCCACAGTTACGTCAACGGTGGCAGTCAGCGTAATGTTTCTCTTCATTTTTGAGCCGCAGGGCTTACTGAATCGGTTTTTGGGTCTGTTCGGCATTCATGGCCCCAATTACTTCAACAATCCTGATTTCGCACTGCCTTCTATTATGGCCATGGCAATTTGGGCAACTGTGGGTCAGTTTATGATTATTTACTTGGCGGGACTCCAGGACATCCCTGACGACGTGTACGAAGCGGCAGAACTGGACGGAGCGCATGGGTGGAGAATGCTCACGAGTATCACCGTACCGCTGTTGCGCCGCACCACCTTTCTAGTTGTGGTCATGTCGCTGATTGGATCGTTCCAGGTATTTGATCAAATGTACGTCATTTCTGGAGGAAACGGCGGTCCTTTAAATTCAACACTCTCAGTCGTGCTCGATTTATTTAATCAAGCTTTCAAAAATCAGAACATGGGATATGCGTCAGCCATGGCCTTTGTCTTGTTTGTAATTATTCTGATACTGACTTTGGTTCAAAACTTTGCACTTGGACGAGAGGAGTGA
- a CDS encoding substrate-binding domain-containing protein, protein MEQRDKRTRIQDVAKEAGVSVATVSYVLNEKGNIREDTRQRVLKAAEKLNYRRNAAGRALVTKQAQAIGLIAPKGRGVTDPFFSLVAAGITEEARRMDYPTILMPGEVTGEEVVNEIQNHLIDGVFLMEIEEDDRRIHELKSEEVPVVLFGQTRLPVGWVDIDNYRGAWMATSHLLELGHRKIVHVSGPKNDRVSRLRRQGYVDCLLSWDSSLVPVVEEGAMTRESGYQLGKRILQLDSRPSAVFVASDVMAIGLMQAVLEQGLKIPRDLSVIGFDDIPLASEQVVPLTTISQNATDVGRQMARQMVAQLEGKVPEQHILMPELVVRQSTGAAPESKPAAYAAERITLKQGPAFCLWSEKGTIDLERGNQGVFYADTHWLNTYQIKIDGVVHQPVWTDVQQNGFSMRYVLELGDGTLDVRRKLVLYHRSLVDEWSWTRWGGNRDCDFELHVSPDFRDVFELRGFQSPSKGTRRSELGESGGESHLYIGKDGVTRELNIVVTPSPVDNELGFKRWKMDGTAPSGTFRFEISWMVPGGLVMHDEHRMDDVPVFDIENAIWQRVLKRSSEDIEMLRQDFGFGALPVAGLPWFGTLFGRDAIITAFQFLVTQPLYAERTLATLAHMQGRVRSAATGEAPGKILHETRVGELSNTGVVPFRKYYGSVDVTPLYITLLEATWRRTGKDDLLHQYLENAEAALAWIQNELGRSSLGFLTFEASESEGLVVQSWKDSSTSMVHSDGTTARPPLAVAEVQGYVYQAFKAMSRIYHALNRCDDAAVLDEQAVQLQDRFQKSFWMESIHYYAMAVDRDGTPLQVLSSDVGQCLWTDIIPQSHRKAVVHRLMGEELFSGWGIRTLGSSENAYNPYSYHCGSVWPHDTSLVVAGMSGTHFLDEALVLSESMIEAANLFPDARLPELFAGHPRTDEQPFPLPYPLACAPQAWAAGTPWLLLVSVLGLSIDAVNKTITARPSPMKIGSVTIEDVPLDSQTVKFVFTPEKVQIPSLPKEWIVKVASKETCE, encoded by the coding sequence ATGGAGCAGCGAGATAAGAGAACCCGAATTCAAGACGTTGCCAAGGAGGCAGGTGTGTCTGTCGCAACTGTTTCCTACGTGCTAAACGAAAAGGGAAACATTCGAGAAGACACCCGACAGCGTGTTCTTAAAGCTGCTGAAAAACTCAACTATCGACGCAATGCGGCTGGACGTGCACTTGTGACCAAACAAGCTCAAGCTATTGGACTGATTGCTCCGAAAGGCAGGGGTGTTACAGACCCATTCTTCTCACTTGTTGCGGCGGGGATCACTGAAGAAGCGCGGAGAATGGATTACCCTACCATCCTGATGCCTGGCGAAGTAACAGGAGAAGAGGTTGTTAACGAAATTCAAAATCATTTAATTGACGGTGTGTTTCTGATGGAGATTGAAGAAGATGACCGTCGTATTCATGAGCTCAAATCGGAAGAGGTTCCAGTGGTCTTATTCGGACAGACAAGGCTGCCTGTTGGATGGGTGGACATCGACAATTACCGTGGTGCATGGATGGCTACTTCTCATCTTTTGGAACTGGGGCACAGGAAAATTGTTCATGTGTCTGGTCCGAAAAATGACAGGGTTAGCCGCTTGCGTCGTCAGGGGTACGTTGATTGCCTGTTATCTTGGGACAGCAGTTTGGTTCCTGTGGTCGAAGAAGGCGCTATGACACGTGAAAGCGGTTATCAACTTGGCAAGAGAATTCTGCAGTTGGATTCCAGACCCTCTGCTGTCTTTGTCGCCAGTGATGTGATGGCCATAGGACTCATGCAAGCGGTTTTAGAACAAGGTTTGAAGATTCCGAGAGACCTCTCAGTCATTGGATTCGACGATATTCCGCTGGCAAGCGAGCAAGTGGTCCCCTTAACGACCATTTCCCAGAATGCCACTGATGTGGGAAGACAGATGGCAAGACAAATGGTCGCTCAGTTGGAGGGGAAGGTGCCAGAGCAACATATCCTGATGCCGGAATTGGTCGTGCGACAAAGCACAGGTGCCGCTCCTGAATCGAAACCTGCAGCTTATGCAGCAGAAAGAATTACTTTGAAGCAGGGGCCCGCGTTTTGTCTTTGGTCGGAAAAAGGAACGATAGACCTGGAAAGAGGAAATCAAGGGGTGTTCTACGCAGACACGCACTGGTTAAATACGTATCAAATCAAGATTGACGGGGTTGTTCATCAACCGGTATGGACTGACGTACAACAAAATGGTTTTTCTATGCGTTATGTTCTGGAACTCGGCGACGGAACACTCGACGTTCGACGAAAACTCGTCTTATATCACAGGTCGCTTGTGGATGAATGGTCTTGGACGAGGTGGGGCGGCAATCGAGATTGCGATTTTGAACTTCATGTCTCACCTGATTTCCGGGATGTTTTTGAACTGCGTGGATTTCAATCTCCGTCAAAAGGAACACGGCGTTCTGAGTTGGGGGAAAGCGGCGGCGAATCCCACCTATACATCGGTAAGGACGGGGTTACGCGCGAACTCAACATAGTTGTAACTCCCTCTCCTGTTGATAATGAGTTGGGATTCAAACGCTGGAAGATGGACGGTACTGCACCTTCGGGGACATTTCGCTTTGAAATCTCCTGGATGGTACCTGGCGGATTAGTCATGCACGATGAACACCGTATGGATGATGTACCCGTGTTTGATATTGAGAATGCTATTTGGCAAAGAGTCTTGAAACGTTCATCCGAAGACATTGAAATGCTTCGTCAAGACTTTGGTTTTGGGGCGCTTCCTGTCGCTGGTTTACCTTGGTTTGGAACTCTGTTTGGCCGAGACGCTATCATTACCGCATTTCAGTTCCTGGTTACACAACCGTTATATGCCGAACGTACTTTAGCCACACTTGCCCATATGCAGGGGCGAGTTCGCAGTGCGGCTACAGGAGAAGCGCCGGGGAAGATTCTGCATGAGACAAGGGTTGGAGAACTGTCCAATACTGGGGTCGTTCCGTTTCGAAAATACTACGGTTCAGTTGATGTAACTCCTTTGTACATTACGCTTCTCGAAGCGACGTGGAGACGTACAGGCAAGGATGATTTGCTGCACCAATACCTGGAAAACGCCGAGGCTGCTCTGGCGTGGATTCAAAACGAACTAGGCCGGAGCAGCCTTGGTTTTCTCACATTCGAAGCCAGTGAGTCTGAAGGCCTTGTTGTGCAGTCATGGAAGGACTCTTCCACTTCCATGGTACACAGCGACGGAACGACTGCCCGGCCTCCGCTTGCAGTTGCGGAAGTCCAGGGTTACGTCTATCAAGCTTTCAAAGCCATGTCGAGAATCTATCATGCGCTTAACAGATGCGACGACGCTGCAGTGCTCGACGAACAAGCCGTGCAACTTCAGGACAGATTTCAAAAGAGTTTTTGGATGGAGTCAATTCACTACTACGCTATGGCGGTAGACCGAGACGGGACACCATTACAAGTATTAAGTTCTGATGTTGGACAGTGTCTTTGGACAGATATTATTCCCCAATCTCATCGTAAAGCAGTTGTCCATCGATTGATGGGAGAGGAACTGTTTAGCGGCTGGGGGATCCGTACGTTGGGTTCCAGTGAGAATGCATACAATCCGTACAGCTATCACTGCGGCAGTGTGTGGCCTCACGATACAAGCCTGGTTGTGGCGGGGATGTCTGGGACCCACTTTTTGGACGAAGCCTTAGTGTTGTCAGAGTCCATGATTGAGGCAGCCAACTTGTTTCCGGACGCACGCCTCCCGGAACTGTTTGCGGGTCACCCGCGAACAGATGAGCAGCCTTTTCCACTTCCGTATCCGCTAGCCTGTGCACCCCAGGCTTGGGCTGCAGGAACGCCTTGGCTCCTTCTTGTCAGCGTTTTGGGTCTTTCCATTGATGCGGTCAACAAGACAATTACAGCGCGTCCTTCGCCTATGAAGATAGGCTCGGTGACAATAGAAGATGTGCCATTAGACAGCCAAACCGTAAAGTTCGTATTCACGCCTGAAAAGGTTCAGATACCCTCACTTCCCAAAGAATGGATTGTAAAGGTTGCTTCGAAAGAGACCTGTGAGTGA
- a CDS encoding carbohydrate ABC transporter permease gives MEWVSKLMHHKLWMWIVAIGFAAVTLIPFIWSIYTSFKPTSQVYENWVPLSHLSAGSYAYILKQFPFARWFLNSVVVAGFVTIGTLIVNTLAGYALARLKFPGRGLIFYIFLGIMMIPGQIVLVPMYMLLSHLGWVDSYQGLIIPFLMNPFLIFLARQFFLGIPKELEEAGRIDGLSYWGMFWRIFLPLSRPLLAAETIFAFQGNWNSFLWPVILEQRQHMYTLPVGLSSFYNQYNQYWNNVLAGVVLLTIPMIIVFLIFQKQFIQGISTTGIR, from the coding sequence ATGGAATGGGTCTCCAAACTGATGCACCATAAACTGTGGATGTGGATTGTGGCAATAGGTTTTGCCGCAGTCACATTAATACCTTTTATTTGGTCCATCTACACGTCTTTCAAACCGACGAGTCAGGTATACGAAAACTGGGTCCCTCTAAGCCATCTGAGTGCTGGAAGTTACGCTTACATCTTAAAACAGTTTCCATTTGCCCGGTGGTTTCTAAACAGTGTTGTGGTGGCGGGGTTCGTTACCATAGGAACGCTGATTGTGAATACTTTAGCCGGCTATGCGTTAGCACGTCTTAAATTTCCGGGACGGGGTTTGATTTTCTATATATTTTTAGGAATCATGATGATTCCCGGACAAATCGTGTTGGTTCCAATGTACATGCTTTTGAGCCATTTGGGGTGGGTGGACAGCTACCAAGGGCTCATCATCCCGTTTTTAATGAATCCATTCTTGATTTTCCTTGCACGACAGTTCTTCTTGGGCATTCCAAAGGAATTGGAAGAGGCGGGTCGTATCGATGGATTGAGCTATTGGGGAATGTTCTGGCGGATCTTTCTGCCGCTCAGCCGTCCGCTGTTGGCAGCGGAAACCATCTTCGCGTTCCAAGGGAATTGGAACTCCTTTTTGTGGCCGGTTATTCTTGAACAGCGTCAGCACATGTACACTTTGCCAGTGGGGTTGAGTTCCTTTTACAACCAGTACAATCAGTATTGGAACAATGTCCTGGCTGGTGTAGTTTTGCTGACGATTCCCATGATTATTGTGTTTTTAATTTTTCAGAAGCAATTTATTCAAGGGATTTCAACCACGGGTATTCGGTAG